Proteins from a genomic interval of Arachis hypogaea cultivar Tifrunner chromosome 10, arahy.Tifrunner.gnm2.J5K5, whole genome shotgun sequence:
- the LOC140175717 gene encoding uncharacterized protein, whose amino-acid sequence MYRSIYMAYGIRQVRKVIHIVLYRYRLRDNEDVRRLIRLWHNRWTNVHLLELFGFLVKLGGRGSSVDTVDDSPLSGAVRWNIRRTMVDLNIPPEGSQEGSNVEVGNADIMEDNVRSHDDSAIRDLMIDQYEVNLDDGDDADDEPTEIPDDGDEKEEMNYYGDTQIALTQPAISRPYNRPDHFQVESQCNNFGLVIYPKRP is encoded by the exons ATGTACAGAAGTATATATATGGCTTATGGGATTCGGCAAGTCAGAAAGGTTATTCACATAGTACTCTACAG GTATCGGTTACGTGATAACGAGGACGTACGTCGTCTTATAAGGTTGTGGCACAACCGATGGACAAATGTTCATCTGTTGGAATTATTCGGGTTCCTCGTTAAGTTGGGTGGACGAGGATCATCTGTGGATACTGTCGATGATAGTCCGTTAAGTGGAGCTGTTAGATGGAATATCAGAAGGACGATGGTCGATCTAAATATACCACCTGAAGGTAGTCAAGAGGGGTCTAACGTTGAAGTTGGTAATGCCGACATAATGGAAGATAATGTTAGAAGTCATGATGATTCTGCTATTAGGGATCTGATGATAGATCAGTATGAAGTTAACCTCGATGACGGAGACGATGCTGATGATGAACCAACAGAAATTCCTGATGATGGTGACGAGAAAGAAGAGATGAATTACTACGGTGACACACAAATCGCTCTAACACAGCCTGCTATTTCTCGACCATATAACCGGCCGGATCACTTCCAGGTTGAATCTCAATGCAATAACTTCGGATTGGTCATTTACCCAAAGAGGCCCTGA
- the LOC112717788 gene encoding uncharacterized protein, with product MVKANPTISIRALQGGVENHFGYKASYRKVWLAKQKVIARIYGDWLESYNELLRTWVQLMTQPWHGSADTVMFHQVFWKFLPCVEPFKHYKPLISINGTLLYGKYGGTLLMAIA from the exons ATGGTCAAAGCAAATCCAACAATTAGCATTAGGGCTCTTCAAGGAGGTGTGGAGAATCACTTCGGTTACAAGGCGTCCTACAGAAAGGTTTGGCTTGCAAAACAGAAAGTCATTGCTAGAATATATGGTGATTGGTTGGAGTCATACAACGAGCTTCTTC GCACTTGGGTGCAACTTATGACACAGCCTTGGCATGGTTCAGCCGACACTGTCATGTTTCATCAGGTTTTTTGGAAGTTTCTACCGTGTGTTGAGCCTTTCAAGCATTACAAGCCACTTATTTCCATCAATGGCACCCTCTTATATGGCAAATATGGTGGGACGTTACTGATGGCCATTGCTTAA
- the LOC112716073 gene encoding cytochrome P450 CYP72A616, which yields MEEDEYMLLESMAGCFGFLVLYILVKLVHSIWWKPTSTEKLLKKQGIKGTCYKPFKGDIPDMNKCAREAASKPINLNHQIVPRVFPFFHKMVRKYGEVSVCWFGRKARVIIVDAELTRLILSNKNGQLTKPPRDPLIKLLTMGLTSLEGEKWSQRRKAVTSAFLLDKLKAMLPAFSYSCCTMIERWQKFVEQNNGSSELDVTSELDILTGDVIARAAFGSSYKEGKRIFDIQKEIAILVHDALTNIYIPGFRFIPTKKNKKRYKLDVQIKDILMDMIKKKEHAMKEDESEGRSSNDLISILLESREVGNSLTTKDVIEECKLFYFAGQVTTKNLLAWTMVVLSIHPDWQEKARQEVLDLFGKEQIPPDFEAINRLKIVSMILLEVLRLYPPVPVVSRYTTCETKVGSMTIPAGVDLYLPVLLLHHDGRYWENPQEFNPERFSQGVSKASKDQNAFYPFGWGPRICPGQSFAHLESKMALAMILQHFSFHLSPSYSHAPCARLTLTPQYGAPVIVQCISI from the exons atggaagaagatgaataCATGTTATTAGAAAGCATGGCGGGGTGTTTTGGTTTTCTAGTTTTGTATATCTTGGTTAAACTTGTGCATAGCATATGGTGGAAACCAACAAGTACAGAGAAGTTATTGAAGAAGCAAGGGATTAAAGGGACTTGTTACAAACCTTTTAAGGGTGACATCCCAGACATGAATAAGTGTGCTCGCGAAGCAGCATCAAAGCCTATCAATCTCAACCACCAAATCGTCCCACGAGTCTTCCCTTTCTTTCACAAAATGGTTCGAAAATACG GAGAAGTTTCAGTATGCTGGTTTGGAAGAAAAGCAAGAGTGATAATAGTGGACGCAGAACTTACCCGGTTGATTTTGTCAAACAAGAACGGTCAGCTTACTAAGCCGCCGCGGGACCCCTTAATTAAGCTCCTAACCATGGGTTTGACTTCCCTCGAGGGAGAAAAATGGTCTCAACGCAGAAAAGCCGTTACATCTGCATTCCTCCTCGACAAGTTGAAG gcAATGCTTCCGGCATTTTCGTACAGTTGTTGTACCATGATTGAACGGTGGCAAAAATTCGTGGAACAAAACAATGGATCCTCTGAGTTGGATGTCACTTCTGAATTGGACATTCTCACGGGTGATGTTATTGCTCGAGCAGCCTTCGGTAGCAGCTACAAAGAAGGAAAGAGAATCTTCGACATACAAAAGGAGATTGCAATCTTGGTGCATGATGCCCTCACCAACATCTACATCCCTGGTTTCAG ATTTATACCAACAAAGAAGAACAAGAAACGATACAAGTTAGATGTTCAAATCAAAGATATATTGATGGATATGATTAAGAAGAAAGAGCACGCAATGAAAGAAGATGAATCAGAAGGGCGGAGTAGTAATGATTTAATAAGCATTCTactggaatcaagagaagtaggAAATTCTCTAACAACAAAGGACGTGATTGAGGAATGCAAGTTGTTCTACTTTGCTGGCCAAGTCACCACAAAGAACCTGCTTGCGTGGACCATGGTAGTTTTATCTATACACCCTGATTGGCAAGAAAAAGCAAGACAAGAGGTATTAGATCTTTTCGGCAAAGAACAAATACCTCCCGATTTTGAAGCCATAAACCGCCTCAAGATA GTGTCGATGATATTGTTGGAAGTTTTGCGACTATATCCACCTGTACCAGTAGTTTCTCGGTACACAACGTGTGAAACGAAGGTAGGAAGCATGACAATTCCAGCAGGGGTGGATCTATATTTACCAGTGTTGCTTCTCCATCATGATGGGAGATATTGGGAGAATCCACAAGAGTTCAACCCAGAGAGGTTTAGCCAAGGGGTTTCAAAAGCTTCTAAGGATCAAAATGCTTTCTATCCATTCGGTTGGGGCCCAAGAATCTGCCCTGGCCAAAGTTTTGCCCACTTGGAATCAAAGATGGCTCTGGCTATGATTCTTCAACATTTCTCATTCCATCTTTCGCCTTCTTATTCTCATGCTCCATGTGCCCGTCTTACTCTTACGCCACAGTATGGGGCTCCCGTTATTGTTCAATGCATTTCAATTTAG